Proteins encoded in a region of the Diabrotica undecimpunctata isolate CICGRU chromosome 10, icDiaUnde3, whole genome shotgun sequence genome:
- the LOC140451656 gene encoding uncharacterized protein: MKLSFHKKNQKTKNILRRASLALIRESIHDTRREIDQINSRLLKLHLILGNTLHPVLWNILDTLSNFRAETNADLTKTKQIKKFERLSLEQQPRETPQQDTCKLVYNFSNFTLDEATKSVLSKGFNFAVAPARIPIENIICEVESSITNIPSDTAETIRQDVSRILRTAKPPKRNITHEEKEALNSLRKNKEIIVLPADKVEVHTLTPVDADHSLVNWVELRLLSARLVLLNAASSRTEVFFGRPLRGLSSMIPCSGYFLMTLITVD; this comes from the exons ATGAAACTAAGTTTTCACAAAAAGAACCAGAAAACCAAAAACATCTTAAGACGGGCTAGTTTAGCACTGATTAGAGAATCTATCCATGACACCAGACGAGAAATCGATCAGATAAACTCGAGATTATTAAAACTTCACCTGATTCTTGGCAACACATTACATCCGGTACTATGGAACATATTAGATACGCTCAGCAACTTTCGAGCAGAGACAAACGCcgacttaacaaaaacaaaacaaattaagaagtTCGAGAGACTATCATTAGAACAACAACCGAGAGAAACGCCACAACAAGATACCTGTAAACTGGTTTATAATTTTTCGAACTTCACACTAGATGAAGCCACAAAGAGTGttctttcgaaaggttttaatttCGCAGTAGCTCCTGCACGCATACCGATTGAAAATATTATATGCGAAGTGGAAAGTTCAATAACCAATATACCATCCGACACGGCCGAGACTATACGCCAAGACGTGTCACGCATATTACGAACAGCTAAACCGCCAAAACGAAACATAACACACGAGGAAAAAGAGGCATTAAATTCATTGcgcaaaaataaagaaatcattGTACTTCCAGCTGATAAAG TGGAAGTGCACACGCTTACACCTGTAGATGCAGACCACAGCTTAGTCAATTGGGTGGAATTAAGGCTTCTGTCTGCCAGACTTGTTCTTCTTAACGCAGCGTCATCCCGAACAGAAGTTTTCTTCGGTCGGCCACTACGCGGTCTGTCGTCGATGATTCCTTGTTCAGGATACTTCTTAATGACTCTTATTACTGTAGATTGA